The Verrucomicrobium spinosum DSM 4136 = JCM 18804 genome includes a region encoding these proteins:
- a CDS encoding permease, with protein sequence MTLPEPSATGDILKAFLSILFEGAPYILVGTLLSGFIDAFLPAKLLERVLPKNRVLSTFAAGFLGLVFPVCECAVVPVVRRLVQKGLPISCGITYLLSAPIINPIVIASTLTAFKEFQKIDGVFGIGNATMTLSRITLGYAVAVIVGLVLIRKKPADVLTDAVVRGIGKGAAANGAPQTFDAKLTHAMRTAMRDFLDTAMYFTIGVIITAAFNTQVDQSKITAVAGNELFAVPSLMGLAFALALCSTSDAFIAAPMDSFSNAAKLAFLVFGPMLDVKLVFMYSSVFRRKFLVGLCAAIFLLVALLCEPWAKWVGKLSNKPVPTAVSSMGAGGPAGAPAAAPASPPAPASAVSPSSSTEAKP encoded by the coding sequence ATGACCCTGCCTGAACCGAGCGCGACCGGTGATATTCTGAAGGCCTTCTTGAGCATTCTCTTTGAGGGGGCTCCCTACATCCTGGTCGGCACTTTGCTGTCGGGGTTTATTGATGCCTTCCTCCCTGCGAAGCTCCTGGAGCGTGTGCTCCCGAAGAATCGTGTCCTCTCCACCTTTGCGGCGGGCTTTCTGGGGCTGGTGTTCCCAGTGTGTGAGTGTGCGGTGGTCCCGGTGGTGCGAAGGCTGGTGCAGAAGGGGTTGCCGATCTCCTGCGGCATCACCTACCTGTTGAGTGCCCCTATCATCAACCCCATCGTCATCGCGAGTACGCTCACGGCCTTCAAGGAGTTCCAGAAGATAGACGGGGTGTTTGGCATCGGGAATGCAACCATGACGCTGTCCCGCATCACCCTGGGCTACGCGGTGGCCGTCATTGTGGGGCTGGTGCTGATCCGGAAGAAGCCGGCGGATGTGCTCACAGACGCAGTGGTCCGGGGCATTGGCAAGGGGGCGGCGGCCAATGGCGCGCCCCAGACCTTCGATGCGAAACTGACGCATGCCATGCGCACGGCCATGCGGGACTTCCTGGACACGGCGATGTACTTCACCATCGGGGTGATCATCACCGCCGCCTTCAACACGCAGGTGGACCAGAGCAAGATCACGGCGGTGGCGGGGAATGAGCTCTTTGCAGTGCCCTCGCTCATGGGCCTGGCTTTTGCCCTGGCGCTGTGCAGCACGTCGGACGCGTTTATCGCCGCGCCCATGGACAGCTTCTCCAATGCGGCCAAGCTGGCGTTCCTGGTCTTCGGCCCCATGTTGGATGTGAAGCTGGTCTTCATGTACTCCTCGGTTTTCCGCCGGAAGTTCCTGGTCGGGCTGTGTGCGGCCATCTTCCTGCTCGTGGCTCTGCTTTGCGAGCCGTGGGCGAAGTGGGTGGGCAAGCTTTCCAACAAGCCGGTGCCCACTGCTGTCTCAAGTATGGGTGCAGGTGGGCCCGCGGGTGCTCCTGCTGCGGCCCCGGCCTCACCTCCAGCACCCGCGTCCGCCGTATCTCCCTCATCTTCAACTGAAGCCAAACCATGA
- a CDS encoding IS4-like element ISVsp14 family transposase: MPSLPDENWDYLLSLLPENWESLAKTTGAVQRLRGAESLSSLLRVLLLHAGHGCSLRTASVVGKAAGWISMSDVALHKRFALCEGWLQQLCAGLFAQSRLQLPAAYRGLKLRLVDGTTIKEPGATGSQWRIHYSLRVPDWHCDFFRLNPVRGSGNGESLKHFEVAPGDCFLADRGFSHLLGIEHVYRGGAHVIMRLNEQNTPLEDEQGRPVVLLPWLRKLKQPGAAAGLDLWVRPRKEDSLEKRVPVRLCAVRKSVEAAALAQRKVQRRAQQDQTKLRAATLEHTAWIVVLTTVPRDTLSDVEVLQWYRVRWQIELAFKRLKSLGDVGHLPKSDERSSRAWVYAKLLIALLSEKMQRHAAALSPWGGRWLENETPPQPLAGD, encoded by the coding sequence ATGCCCTCCTTGCCCGATGAGAACTGGGATTACCTTTTGAGTCTGCTTCCGGAGAATTGGGAGTCATTGGCCAAGACGACCGGGGCCGTCCAGCGCCTGCGTGGCGCGGAGTCTTTGAGCAGTCTGTTGCGTGTTTTACTGCTGCATGCAGGTCACGGCTGTTCTTTGCGCACTGCTTCTGTGGTAGGCAAGGCAGCAGGCTGGATCAGCATGTCTGATGTGGCCCTGCACAAGAGGTTTGCTCTGTGCGAGGGGTGGCTGCAGCAGCTTTGCGCAGGGCTTTTTGCCCAAAGTCGGTTGCAACTGCCGGCGGCTTACCGCGGCTTGAAGCTGCGCTTGGTGGATGGCACGACCATCAAGGAGCCCGGCGCCACGGGCAGTCAATGGCGCATCCACTACAGCTTGCGAGTGCCTGATTGGCATTGTGACTTTTTCCGTCTCAATCCAGTCAGGGGCTCTGGCAATGGCGAATCGCTCAAGCATTTTGAAGTTGCCCCTGGAGACTGCTTCTTGGCAGACCGCGGCTTTAGCCACCTGTTGGGGATCGAGCATGTCTATCGGGGCGGGGCGCATGTGATCATGCGGCTTAACGAACAAAACACCCCATTGGAAGATGAGCAGGGACGTCCAGTTGTCCTGCTGCCCTGGCTCCGCAAGCTCAAGCAGCCGGGAGCGGCGGCGGGCCTGGATCTTTGGGTGCGCCCACGTAAGGAGGACTCCTTGGAAAAGCGTGTGCCAGTGCGTCTGTGCGCCGTGCGCAAAAGCGTGGAAGCTGCCGCTTTGGCACAACGCAAAGTGCAGCGACGCGCTCAACAAGATCAGACCAAACTGCGCGCAGCCACCTTGGAGCACACGGCTTGGATCGTGGTGCTGACCACCGTGCCAAGGGACACGCTGAGCGATGTAGAGGTGCTTCAATGGTATCGGGTGCGCTGGCAAATTGAACTGGCTTTCAAGAGGCTCAAATCACTGGGAGATGTCGGACACCTGCCCAAAAGTGATGAGCGATCCAGTCGAGCGTGGGTCTACGCCAAACTGCTCATTGCTTTACTCAGTGAAAAGATGCAGCGCCACGCGGCGGCCCTTTCCCCCTGGGGAGGACGTTGGCTGGAGAATGAAACGCCCCCGCAGCCACTGGCGGGAGACTGA
- a CDS encoding acyltransferase family protein, protein MPDLRRIPQLDGIRGIAILMVLVWHYVSCSVIPDSDRLARVASKVLGFTWSGVDLFFVLSGFLITNILLLAKNSPNVFATFYIRRAFRILPLYYLLFASFVGVVTLTPLPKDPRFSLLFENPLPLGAYATFTQNIFMGIKGGWGPHWIAVTWSLAVEEQFYLLAPFAAVLLPRRIFISLVVAGIVFAPALRWLSPGFHAFVNTPWRLDSLLMGSLLAIGFQHQKFLTVAARHFGLLAAMWVSLLAVGCFIKIRGGFTTQPHFLLALGYGLGILLTLLRQNSPHGRALAHPILVWFGVRSYAIYLLHQPVNGLLHGFILGRNPQLVSLSDAWVTSLALVATLALAALSFRWLEQPLLRFSHRFQYRGEAYVRAS, encoded by the coding sequence ATGCCTGATTTGCGGCGCATCCCACAGTTGGATGGGATCCGGGGCATCGCCATTCTCATGGTGCTGGTCTGGCACTACGTCAGTTGCTCAGTGATACCCGATTCTGACCGACTCGCTCGCGTAGCCTCCAAGGTCTTGGGGTTCACTTGGAGCGGCGTAGACCTATTTTTTGTTCTCTCTGGATTTCTTATCACAAACATCCTTCTCTTGGCCAAAAACTCGCCCAACGTTTTTGCCACCTTTTACATCCGGCGGGCATTCCGGATTCTCCCGTTGTATTATTTGCTATTTGCTAGCTTCGTCGGGGTCGTCACGCTCACCCCGCTCCCTAAGGATCCTCGCTTTAGCTTACTCTTTGAGAACCCCCTTCCCTTGGGCGCGTACGCCACCTTTACCCAGAACATCTTTATGGGAATCAAGGGGGGCTGGGGGCCCCATTGGATCGCCGTTACATGGTCACTAGCGGTGGAAGAGCAGTTTTACCTCCTGGCGCCATTTGCGGCAGTGCTCCTTCCGCGCCGAATATTCATCTCGCTTGTGGTGGCAGGGATCGTGTTCGCCCCTGCGCTTCGATGGCTCAGTCCCGGTTTTCACGCATTCGTGAACACTCCATGGCGCCTTGACTCGCTACTCATGGGCTCCCTCCTTGCGATTGGTTTTCAGCACCAAAAATTTCTGACCGTCGCTGCGAGGCACTTTGGGTTGCTAGCCGCCATGTGGGTCTCCCTCCTTGCAGTAGGCTGCTTCATCAAGATCCGGGGCGGGTTCACCACACAACCTCACTTTCTACTCGCCCTAGGCTATGGCCTGGGAATTTTGCTCACTCTCCTCCGACAAAACTCTCCACATGGACGGGCCTTGGCCCACCCAATCTTGGTTTGGTTTGGAGTACGGTCATATGCCATCTACCTTTTGCATCAACCAGTCAATGGACTCCTCCATGGGTTCATCTTGGGTCGAAATCCACAATTAGTCAGCCTCAGTGATGCTTGGGTGACCTCGCTCGCATTGGTGGCCACGCTGGCGCTGGCAGCCCTCTCCTTCCGGTGGCTGGAGCAACCCCTGCTTCGCTTTTCCCATCGGTTCCAATATCGTGGAGAGGCCTACGTCAGGGCTTCCTAG
- a CDS encoding superoxide dismutase — protein sequence MAHTLPPLPYDKAALEPHIDAQTMEIHHGRHHNAYVTNLNNAIAGNAQLEALSIDELNKNINSVPEGIRTAVRNNGGGHWNHTFFWNIMAPNAGGAPKGELAAAIDAAFGSFDAFKEAFAKAGVGRFGSGWAWLVKKDGKVAITSTPNQDNPLMDGSGTPLLGIDVWEHAYYLKYQNKRPDYIAAWWNVVNWDAVAERFAA from the coding sequence ATGGCCCATACCCTGCCTCCTCTTCCTTACGACAAAGCCGCCCTCGAGCCTCACATCGACGCCCAGACGATGGAAATCCACCACGGCCGTCACCACAACGCCTATGTGACGAACCTGAACAACGCCATCGCTGGCAACGCACAGCTCGAGGCCCTCAGCATCGACGAACTGAACAAGAACATCAACAGCGTGCCCGAAGGCATCCGCACCGCCGTGCGCAACAACGGTGGCGGCCACTGGAACCACACCTTCTTCTGGAACATCATGGCCCCGAACGCCGGTGGCGCGCCCAAGGGTGAACTCGCCGCCGCCATTGACGCCGCCTTTGGCAGCTTCGACGCCTTCAAGGAAGCCTTCGCCAAGGCTGGCGTGGGCCGCTTCGGCTCCGGCTGGGCCTGGCTGGTGAAGAAAGACGGCAAAGTCGCCATCACCTCCACCCCTAACCAGGACAACCCCCTCATGGACGGCTCCGGCACCCCGCTGCTCGGCATCGACGTCTGGGAGCACGCCTACTACCTGAAGTACCAGAACAAGCGCCCTGACTACATCGCCGCCTGGTGGAATGTGGTGAACTGGGATGCCGTCGCAGAGCGCTTCGCCGCTTAA